One part of the Caldanaerobius fijiensis DSM 17918 genome encodes these proteins:
- a CDS encoding beta-galactosidase, translated as MDLFRIEHKQFKISGEDAHLLSGEMPYYRVEPDYWRKCLRHAKSMGLNTVSFYIPWIVHEYQEDKFDFDGSTNRRFNLKLWLELIKEENMFAIVRPGPYVYNETLNAGIPQWFIEKYPQARGVRWNGKEYKVIKDAVSYMHPDFRSRVEIWYKNVADVLKPYLYSNGGPIIFVQLDNEVPGIQEWRGGFDQNPETMRYGHKDGYFSTFLRNKYKDIKALNNAYGSNYSQFEDISPQNVDITSEQWKIDEYEFYYNFYLPQYFVFLQDTLKSYGIDGYFTINAASGNYIFRLKPSAKKCPNTLLGVDSYYNLHKSLTFDSATLSFDIEYVHELLSEAIEGPETILEFEAGMLHDYPRVYGSHLYLWYAWALIEGFKGLNGFNIMSGVNPHGLGSMQDSIYYQTPITDKGELRENYFAIQKALKLFGHDKWLLHSTKKYEMALGIVEDRNVEHELAHMLFNFNISYKVVDLKKRTVDELLQYPFIWVCSDKVMDGETQQKLINFVESGGKLILSGALPEKDTVGRKVDILKSEFGIEAEERSDQPKVVINGVDYYTGNDYELPLMVKCSTDCKVIANSVENKPVIIAKKIGNGKVVYIGFNINYCFDDQYIIIKNIFDELGVKRFLEANNDVRVIVRTGEDGMKKAFVMNYHPMPVNARIKIFDKSYNFIIQAYDIIWFDV; from the coding sequence GTGGACTTGTTCAGAATAGAACACAAGCAATTTAAAATAAGTGGCGAAGATGCTCATTTGTTGTCAGGTGAAATGCCATATTATAGAGTTGAACCAGATTACTGGAGAAAATGCTTAAGACATGCAAAAAGTATGGGGCTTAATACTGTGAGTTTTTATATCCCATGGATTGTACACGAATATCAGGAGGATAAATTCGATTTTGACGGAAGTACGAATCGTCGATTTAATTTAAAATTATGGCTTGAACTTATTAAGGAAGAAAATATGTTTGCAATTGTAAGACCCGGTCCATATGTTTATAATGAAACTTTAAATGCCGGGATACCTCAATGGTTTATAGAAAAATACCCACAGGCAAGGGGAGTAAGGTGGAATGGTAAAGAATATAAGGTAATAAAGGATGCTGTTTCCTATATGCACCCGGATTTTAGAAGTCGTGTAGAGATATGGTATAAGAATGTAGCCGATGTTTTAAAACCATACCTGTACTCAAATGGTGGGCCGATAATATTTGTACAATTAGACAATGAGGTTCCGGGAATACAAGAATGGCGTGGCGGTTTTGACCAGAATCCTGAGACCATGAGATATGGTCATAAAGACGGTTATTTTTCTACATTTTTGCGAAATAAGTATAAAGATATAAAGGCATTAAACAACGCATATGGAAGCAATTATAGTCAATTTGAAGACATTAGTCCGCAAAATGTGGATATAACATCAGAACAATGGAAGATAGATGAATATGAATTTTACTACAATTTTTACCTGCCTCAGTATTTTGTGTTTTTACAAGATACGTTAAAAAGTTACGGTATAGATGGCTATTTTACCATAAATGCAGCCAGTGGAAATTATATATTCAGGTTAAAACCGTCTGCAAAAAAATGTCCGAATACTCTTTTGGGTGTGGATTCATATTACAATTTACATAAGTCTCTGACATTTGATTCGGCGACCCTTTCATTTGATATTGAATATGTGCATGAATTGCTTAGTGAAGCGATAGAAGGGCCTGAAACAATTCTCGAATTTGAAGCTGGGATGCTACACGATTATCCTAGGGTTTATGGCTCACATCTGTATCTATGGTATGCCTGGGCATTGATTGAGGGATTCAAAGGTCTTAATGGTTTTAATATCATGAGTGGTGTTAATCCTCATGGTTTAGGGTCTATGCAGGACAGCATATATTACCAGACGCCTATAACGGACAAAGGTGAATTAAGAGAAAACTATTTTGCAATACAGAAGGCATTAAAATTATTCGGCCATGACAAGTGGCTTTTGCACAGCACAAAAAAGTATGAAATGGCCTTGGGCATAGTTGAGGATAGGAACGTAGAGCATGAACTGGCTCATATGTTGTTTAACTTTAATATTTCATACAAAGTAGTTGATCTTAAAAAACGTACGGTCGATGAATTACTTCAGTATCCTTTTATCTGGGTATGTTCTGATAAGGTAATGGATGGAGAGACACAGCAAAAGCTTATAAATTTTGTAGAATCTGGTGGAAAATTGATATTGTCAGGTGCGCTTCCAGAGAAGGATACTGTGGGCAGAAAGGTAGATATTTTAAAGAGTGAATTTGGTATTGAAGCAGAAGAAAGAAGCGATCAGCCCAAGGTGGTGATTAATGGAGTTGATTATTATACTGGAAATGATTATGAACTGCCTTTAATGGTAAAATGCAGTACAGATTGCAAAGTAATAGCAAATAGTGTTGAAAATAAGCCGGTTATAATAGCGAAGAAAATTGGCAATGGTAAGGTTGTATATATTGGATTTAACATAAATTATTGTTTTGATGACCAGTATATAATAATCAAGAATATATTTGATGAACTCGGTGTAAAGCGATTCTTAGAAGCAAACAATGATGTACGTGTAATCGTTAGAACAGGAGAAGATGGGATGAAAAAGGCATTTGTTATGAATTACCACCCGATGCCGGTAAATGCAAGGATAAAGATATTTGATAAATCATACAACTTTATTATTCAAGCTTATGACATAATATGGTTTGATGTATAG
- a CDS encoding TSUP family transporter gives MSIEYIIALCFIGFTAAFIDSIAGGGGIISLPGLMILGVPPVFALGTNKFASTCASFTSSLTFIRYRIFDYSLLRYLVFGTLIGAAIGVKTVLFINSSHLRIIIIVLMIFVALYTLLAKNIGSENKFEGVNKKTITIGLIISIALGFYDGFFGPGTGSFYIFLFLTLLNYDFKISAGNGKILNFVSNITSVILFSLNGKIMYSVAIPMAAAMIFGARLGTKVAIKNGAKLIKPLLVSVTFLYAAKMIFDVIH, from the coding sequence TTGTCAATTGAGTATATAATAGCGTTGTGTTTTATAGGATTTACTGCTGCATTTATTGATTCTATAGCTGGCGGAGGTGGTATAATAAGTTTACCAGGACTTATGATCTTGGGTGTACCTCCTGTTTTTGCACTCGGTACAAACAAATTTGCGTCAACATGTGCATCTTTTACAAGTTCTCTGACATTTATAAGGTACAGGATATTTGATTATAGTCTTTTGAGATATCTTGTTTTTGGTACACTAATTGGTGCAGCAATTGGTGTCAAAACAGTGCTTTTTATTAACAGTTCACATTTGAGAATTATTATAATTGTCTTGATGATTTTTGTCGCATTGTATACGCTTTTGGCTAAGAATATCGGTAGTGAAAATAAATTTGAAGGCGTAAATAAGAAAACTATTACAATAGGCCTTATAATATCAATAGCACTTGGATTTTATGATGGTTTTTTTGGTCCAGGTACAGGCTCTTTTTATATATTTTTATTTTTAACGCTTTTAAATTACGATTTTAAAATAAGCGCTGGAAACGGTAAAATACTTAATTTTGTTAGTAATATAACATCAGTGATTCTGTTTTCTTTAAATGGGAAAATTATGTATTCTGTAGCTATACCAATGGCAGCTGCGATGATATTCGGTGCGAGATTGGGAACAAAAGTTGCAATAAAAAATGGAGCAAAACTGATAAAGCCTCTTCTTGTTTCAGTGACA